In Sphingobacteriaceae bacterium, the following are encoded in one genomic region:
- the eno gene encoding phosphopyruvate hydratase → MTFISAINARQILDSRGNPTIEVDVVTENGATGRAAVPSGASTGTHEAVELRDNDKTQYLGKGVFKAVNNVNTIIQENLKGMYVMDQTQIDATLIGLDGTENKSNLGANAILGVSLAVAKAAAAEAGLPLFKYVGGVNANLLPIPMMNILNGGSHADNGIDFQEFMIMPVGAESFADGLRMGTEVFHHLKAVLKSKNMGTNVGDEGGFAPNFKNNEDAIKAVIQAIEKAGYKPGENMFIAMDAASSEFYNAKEKVYDLKKSTGDKLTSDQLVDFWADWCKKYPILSIEDGLAEDDWDGWFKLTQKLGDKIQLVGDDLFVTNENRLIDGISKGVANSILVKVNQIGTLTETINAVQTAHTNSYTSVMSHRSGETEDTTIADLAVALSCGQIKTGSASRSDRIAKYNQLLRIEEMLGNSARYLGTALRFVP, encoded by the coding sequence ATGACTTTTATTAGTGCTATTAATGCCCGACAAATTTTAGATTCAAGAGGAAATCCTACTATTGAAGTAGATGTAGTTACAGAAAATGGTGCAACCGGACGCGCTGCTGTTCCATCCGGAGCGTCTACTGGAACGCATGAAGCCGTAGAATTAAGAGATAACGATAAAACGCAATATTTAGGAAAAGGTGTTTTTAAAGCGGTTAACAATGTAAATACCATTATTCAAGAGAATTTGAAAGGCATGTATGTTATGGATCAAACTCAGATTGATGCAACATTAATAGGCTTAGACGGTACAGAAAATAAATCGAATTTAGGCGCTAATGCAATATTAGGTGTATCATTAGCCGTTGCAAAAGCAGCGGCTGCAGAGGCTGGATTACCCTTGTTTAAATATGTTGGCGGAGTAAATGCTAATTTATTACCGATACCGATGATGAACATTTTAAACGGAGGTTCACATGCCGACAATGGAATAGATTTTCAGGAGTTTATGATAATGCCTGTTGGTGCTGAAAGTTTTGCGGATGGATTGAGAATGGGAACCGAAGTTTTCCATCACTTAAAAGCAGTGCTGAAGAGTAAAAATATGGGAACTAATGTAGGCGACGAAGGAGGTTTTGCGCCAAATTTTAAAAATAACGAAGACGCTATAAAAGCAGTTATTCAGGCCATAGAAAAAGCAGGATACAAACCGGGTGAAAATATGTTTATTGCCATGGATGCAGCTTCCTCTGAATTTTATAACGCTAAAGAAAAAGTGTACGATTTAAAAAAATCAACAGGAGATAAATTAACTTCCGATCAATTAGTAGATTTTTGGGCCGACTGGTGTAAAAAATATCCCATACTTTCTATTGAAGATGGTTTGGCAGAAGATGATTGGGACGGTTGGTTTAAATTAACTCAAAAATTAGGAGATAAAATACAATTAGTAGGCGATGATTTATTTGTAACTAATGAAAATCGTTTAATTGATGGAATTTCTAAAGGTGTTGCTAATTCTATTTTAGTTAAAGTAAATCAAATAGGAACTTTAACTGAAACTATTAACGCAGTCCAAACAGCACACACTAATTCATATACGTCAGTAATGAGTCATCGAAGCGGCGAAACAGAAGATACAACAATAGCTGATTTAGCTGTAGCGTTGAGTTGCGGACAAATAAAAACCGGTTCAGCCAGCAGAAGTGATCGGATTGCGAAATACAATCAATTATTAAGAATTGAAGAGATGCTTGGTAATTCGGCCAGATACTTAGGTACCGCATTACGTTTTGTACCTTAA
- a CDS encoding T9SS type A sorting domain-containing protein yields the protein MMKKNNLLRNTIGIFFLSIFFNLRSQNLVWARACGGNVADLARSLAVDASGNVFYTGVFEGIVDFDPGPGTFTLSSLGTVDVFVAKLDAAGNFVWAKAIGGVSTDAAFSIALDANANVYISGSFSGSVDFDPGPGTYNMTSAASSYDAFLLKLDAAGNFVWSHRFGSNDSDHGFALTADASGNVFMTGYFNQTVDFDPGLGTYNLVSGVIDDIYVVKLDATGNFVWARAVGGNDVDAGYGITLDGAGNVLVTGAFNASVDFDPGIGIFNLTSAGSTDAFVLKLNSSGDFVWARSFGGSSSDEARSIATDAANNVVTTGFFELNVDFDPGLGLYVLGSNGVLDAFVSKLDAGGNFIWANNIGGSGNDAGYGVCIDAGSNIYTCGYFSSTVDFDIGLNTYTLSSAGAGDVYLNRFDASGSFVWAKSFGDVGNDQGYAIATNTSNNIYSCGNFQGSVDFDPNAGVTTLASVGGEDLFVHKMCQIPMNIGAINGTTLLCSGQTNIYSVTAVSGATTYSWNLAGGWSGSSTSTSISATSGSSGIFTVSAGNSCGFSLPQNITVSVNPTPSVNISGSNTLCLGASISLTASGANTYSWSNGATTAIVALNPIVTSTYSVIGTSSISNCSNTAQTTLTVVTCVGLIDRNGLLGQLRVFPNPSGGEFQIEYMDLMDVKVEIQNIMGKIVYCTDLKTSYMSIKHLGKGVYFCKFFRENESRTIKILIE from the coding sequence ATGATGAAAAAAAACAACTTACTTAGAAATACTATTGGGATATTTTTTCTTTCGATTTTTTTTAATCTTCGTTCTCAAAATCTGGTTTGGGCTCGTGCTTGTGGCGGCAATGTAGCCGACTTAGCCAGGAGCCTTGCCGTAGATGCTTCCGGTAATGTGTTTTATACCGGCGTTTTTGAAGGTATTGTAGATTTTGATCCGGGGCCTGGAACCTTTACCTTGAGTTCTTTAGGAACGGTTGATGTTTTTGTCGCAAAATTAGATGCAGCCGGAAATTTTGTTTGGGCGAAAGCAATTGGTGGAGTTTCAACTGACGCTGCTTTTTCTATAGCCTTAGATGCTAACGCTAATGTTTATATATCCGGTTCATTTTCAGGTTCTGTAGATTTTGATCCGGGACCCGGCACATATAATATGACTTCCGCAGCTTCAAGTTACGATGCTTTTTTATTAAAACTGGATGCGGCCGGAAATTTTGTTTGGTCACATCGTTTTGGAAGTAATGATAGCGACCATGGCTTTGCTTTAACGGCAGATGCAAGCGGTAATGTTTTTATGACCGGATATTTTAATCAAACGGTAGATTTTGATCCCGGTTTAGGAACATACAATTTGGTTTCGGGTGTTATTGACGATATTTATGTGGTTAAACTGGATGCAACCGGAAATTTTGTTTGGGCCAGAGCTGTTGGGGGGAATGATGTTGATGCGGGTTACGGAATAACACTAGATGGCGCCGGTAATGTTTTGGTAACCGGAGCTTTTAATGCAAGTGTTGATTTTGATCCCGGTATAGGAATTTTTAATCTCACTTCTGCAGGGTCAACTGATGCTTTTGTTTTAAAATTGAATAGTTCAGGTGATTTTGTTTGGGCAAGATCTTTTGGAGGCTCTAGTAGTGATGAAGCCCGGTCTATAGCCACTGATGCGGCTAATAATGTGGTTACAACCGGTTTTTTTGAGTTGAATGTTGACTTTGATCCGGGTCTTGGTTTATATGTATTAGGTTCTAATGGTGTTTTAGATGCTTTTGTTTCAAAGTTAGATGCCGGCGGAAATTTTATATGGGCTAACAATATAGGCGGAAGCGGTAATGATGCGGGCTATGGGGTTTGTATTGATGCAGGAAGTAATATTTATACTTGTGGATACTTTAGTTCTACAGTGGATTTTGATATAGGCTTAAACACGTATACTTTGTCATCTGCCGGTGCCGGGGATGTTTATCTTAACCGCTTTGATGCATCCGGTAGTTTTGTGTGGGCAAAATCATTTGGTGATGTAGGAAATGATCAGGGTTATGCAATAGCAACAAACACCAGTAACAATATTTACAGTTGTGGTAATTTTCAAGGGTCGGTTGATTTTGACCCGAATGCAGGTGTTACCACTTTAGCAAGTGTTGGAGGTGAAGATTTGTTTGTGCATAAAATGTGTCAAATTCCAATGAATATAGGTGCTATAAATGGAACTACCCTTTTGTGTTCGGGTCAAACTAATATTTATAGTGTAACTGCAGTTTCAGGAGCCACTACTTATTCATGGAATTTAGCAGGAGGATGGAGTGGAAGCAGTACAAGCACATCCATTAGTGCCACTTCCGGATCCAGCGGCATATTTACAGTAAGCGCTGGTAATAGCTGTGGATTTTCCTTGCCTCAAAATATTACCGTGAGCGTGAATCCAACACCAAGCGTTAATATTTCCGGTAGTAATACATTATGTTTGGGCGCATCTATTTCATTAACTGCTTCCGGGGCGAACACTTATTCCTGGAGTAATGGGGCAACTACTGCAATTGTAGCTTTAAATCCCATTGTAACATCAACTTATAGTGTTATTGGCACATCTTCAATAAGTAATTGCAGTAATACGGCTCAAACCACTTTAACTGTTGTTACTTGTGTTGGATTGATTGATCGGAATGGGTTGTTAGGTCAATTAAGGGTATTTCCCAACCCTTCCGGTGGAGAATTTCAAATTGAATATATGGATTTGATGGATGTTAAAGTGGAAATTCAAAATATAATGGGTAAGATTGTGTATTGCACCGACTTAAAAACTTCATATATGAGTATTAAACACCTCGGAAAAGGTGTTTACTTCTGTAAATTTTTTCGAGAGAATGAATCCAGAACTATAAAAATCCTTATTGAATAA